From the Gloeomargarita sp. SRBZ-1_bins_9 genome, the window GTGGTGGGCAGTACGGTTTTGAGTGCTGAAGACATTACTCTTTTCACCCAACCGGTGCTGGGGCGGCGAGTACCCCTGCAGCAGGTACAAGATGTAGCGGATAATATCACCCGCTTTTATGTGGACCGGGGATTTACCACGTCGCGCGCCGTCATTGCGCCAGATACGGTCCCGACGGGGCGTTTGCGCATCGAAGTAATTGAAGGACGTTTAGCCGACATCCAGATCAGCGGTAATCGCCGCCTTTTGACCAGCTACCTCCGCGACCGGTTGCAGTTGGTGGCCAAACCCCCTTTGAACACCAACGCCCTGGAGGATCAACTGCGCCTGCTGCGGGCATCGCCGTTTATCGCCAATGTGGAGGCTAGCCTGCGGCCGGGGGAAAAGGTCGGGGAAAGCATCCTGGTAGTGCGCATTGAGGAGGACCCCCAGCCGTTGGTCCTATCCTTTGGCCTGGACAATTACGTGCCGCCGAGTATTGCTCCCCAGCGGGCTTTTGTTTCCCTGGGCTATCAGAACCTGAGTGGCCGGGGGGATGAAATTTTTGGTTCCTACGCGGTAGGGCTCAATTTCAGCGACTGGCAGCGGGCGGCTCTGAATGAATACACGTTGACCTACCGAGTACCCCTCAACGCCAGGGACGGCACGCTGCAATTCCGCGCGGTGGTGACAAACAATCGCATCACTGAGCGTCCGTTTGCCGGGTTCAACATCACGGGGGAGTCCCAGCTCTATGAAGTGAGTTTTCGACAGCCCTTAGTGCGCAGCATCCGACAAGAACTGGCTTTGTCGGGGGCCTTGGCCTGGCAGCAGTCGCAAATTTTTGTCCTAGACGTTGTGAGCACTACCAACCGCAGCAGCGTGTTGCAGTTGGGGGTGGATTACCTGCGCCGGGACCGTAAAGGGGCCTGGCTGGCTCTAGGACGGTTCAACTGGGGATTGCCCATCTTGGGGGCGACGGATATTCCCGATGGCCCTGGCGGTCTGGTCACGCCGGACGGTCGCTTTTTTAGCTTCCAGGCCCAGGGACAACGGGTGCTCAATTTCGGCAATGACCTGCTGCTGCTCCTGCGGGCGGATGCGCAAATAGCGGCCAAACCGTTGCTGCCCCAGCATCAGTTCGTCATCGGCGGCGCCCAATCGGTGCGGGGTTACCGGCAAAACGCCCGGGCGGGGGACAACGGTTTCCGTCTTTCGGTGGAATCCCGTATCCCCGCTGCGCGCGACAGCGGTGGACGGCTGGTGTTTCAAGTGGCGCCTTTTATCGAATTTGGGCGGGTGTGGAACAAGCGCAACAATCCTAACCCTCCCTTACCACCCCAAACGCTGGCGGGGCTGGGCACCGGGCTGCTGTGGAGTCCTGTGCCGGGTTTGGACCTTCGCCTGGATGCCGCCCTGCCTTTGGTGTACAACCGGGACCGGGGCCGCGACGCCCAGGACTATGGCCTCTATTTCCAGGTCAACTACCGGGCTTTCTAGTCACCCCAGCGCCAGGCTCTGCAATAACCAAAACCCTTCCAGGCGTTCGGCTTCCGGGTGGGACTGCACCGCCAGAAAATGCACCCCCCGAGCCTGCTGCTGCTGCCGGGTAAAGGCCTCCACCCCGGGGACCTGCCTGGCAAATAACCAGCGCTCCTCCAGACCGACCAGCCAACAGACGGTGTCGTCTTGCCCCTGGATTTCTGCCAGCTCCAGGCCACTGAGCCAGGCCGCTAAGGTTGCTGCGCGCCCGGAATAGACTACCAGCCCAGGAATCGGCGTCTCCGGCGCCAGGTCAATGTATCGCCAGGGCAACAACTCCCCAAAATCCGCCCACTCCACCGCCCCTTGCCGAATGTCTCCCCACCCCAAGGTCGCCCAGGTCCACCGCTGTCCCCGCAGGGGTTCCGGCAAGGGCTGGAGTGCCGGGGCCACCTTCGCCGCCGGGGGTGGGGTTGCCAAAGGTTGAAAACCGGGCATCTGCCGATAGACTGTCTGCCAACGCTCCTGCAGCCAATGGGCCAGGACCACCACCCGCCGACTAGGAAGCACCGTCACCTGTAGGGGTTCGCAGGCCCGCTGGAGCATGGGCAACATGGGCGCCCGAAAACTGCGCAGATGGGTGATGCCGTACTGCTGCACCAAGGGGGCCAGCGTTTCCTGGAGCCACCGGCTATTCACCTGCTCCGGGGGGCAGACTTGGGCGATACGGACCTCCCCCTGCCGGTCACACAGCAGCAACTCCCACAGCTTTTTGCCCTGCCCATCCACCACCGGGCGGCTGTAGAAATCCACCTCCCAAATTACCCGCGCCATGACCCACTCACGGCCAATTCCCGGTTGGGGGCGTAAATGTGCTGGATATAGTCCTGCACCATCCGGTCAGTATTAAAGCGGGGGATGTTGGTGCGCATGGACGCCTTCATCCGTTGAATCCAGCGCCGGGGCAACCCGTCGGCATCCCGCTCATAGTACATGGGCACAATTTCCGTCTCCAGCAGGTGGTACAGGGATTCACTATCCCGCTGGTCCTGCAATTCCTGGTTGCTGGTGTGCAGGTCCTCGCCGATGGCCCAGCCATTGACCCCCGGCACATAGCCCTCACACCACCAGCCGTCCAACACGCTAAAGTTAATACCCCCGTTGAAACACACCTTTTGGCCACTGGTGCCCGAGGCCTCCAAGGGGCGGCGGGGATTGTTCAACCACAGGTCCACCCCCTGCACCAAACAGCGGGCCGTGTGCATATCGTAGTCCTCGATAAAAGCCACCCGCATCTGTAGGTCTGGGTCGCGGCACCACTCCAACAACCGCTGGATAATGCGTTTCCCTTCCTCATCCGCCGGGTGGGCCTTCCCCGCAAAGACGAATTGCACTGGGTACGCCGGGTTCGTCAGGATACGCTTGGCCCGCTCTGGGTCGCGAATCAACAAATAGGCCCGCTTGTAGGCGCTAAAGCGACGGGCAAAGCCCACCGTCAAGACCTGGGGGTCCAGGCAACGGGCAGCGGCCTCCACGTGTTCCGGGGGTTCCCCCCGCTGCTGGCGACTAGCGACCAGACGGCTACGGGTGTAACTAATCAGCCGTTGCTTGAGCAACTGGTGGCGCTGCCACAGCTCCCCATCGGGAATCTGCTCCACCTGCTCCCACAACTCCGCTTCCATCACCCGCGCCTCCCACTCCGGGTGCACATAGGTGCGAAACAGTTCCCCCAACAGAGGGGCGGTCCAGGTCGGCGCATGCACCCCGTTGGTAATCGCCCCAATGGGCACCTGGTCCACCGGCCGGTCCGGGTACAAAATGGACCACATCTGCCGCGACACCTCCCCGTGCAATTGGCTCACCCCATTGGCCGCCCGGGTCAAACGCAGCGCCAGCACCGTCATATTAAACGGCTCCCAGGGGTCCCCCAGCCGCCGCGCCCCCAGGGCCAAAAACTGCTCCCGCGTCAGGTGCAACTGGGGCCAGTAGGTCCCAAAAAACGAATCCATCAAATCCGGGGAAAAGGCGTCGTGACCAGCGGGCACCGGCGTATGGGTGGTAAACACACACCGTTGCCGCACCCGCTCCTCCACCGCATAAAACGACTGCCCCGTGCGCTGCATCTCCAGCCGGGCCAACTCCAGCAGGGCAAAGGCCGCATGGCCCTCGTTCAGGTGATACACCGCCGGCTGCAACCCCAACTTATCCAGCAGGCGCACTCCCCCAATCCCCAGCAAAATCTCCTGGCCAATGCGCGTCTCCTGATTGCCCCCGTACAGGTGCGCCGTCAACCAGCGGTCAATGGGGTCATTCACCGGCACATCCGAATCCATCAGGTACAAATCCGAGCGGCCCACCCGCACCCGCCAGACCTGAGCCACCACCTGCCGTCCCCGCACCTCCACCATCACCGTTAAGGGGCGTCCATCCGCCTCCCGCACCAACTCCAGGGGCATCTCATGGAACGGGTTGTCCACGTAATAATCCTCCTGCCAGCCCTGGCGGTTCAGCCGCTGCCGGAAATAACCCTGACGATAGAGCAACCCAATCCCCACCATCGGCAGCCCCATATCCGACGCCGACTTCAGGTGGTCCCCTGCCAACACCCCCAGACCCCCCGCATAGATCGGCAACGACTCGTGGATGCCAAACTCCGCGCAGAAATAGGCCACCGGTTGCTGGGGTGTAATGTGGGGCGCCAGGGCACAGACCCGGGGCTGCACGTACTCGGCAAACCGCGCCGCCAAACCCTGCACCAACTGCACATAATCCGGGTCCGTAGCCGCCACATCCAACCGTTCCTGGTCCACCCTGAGCAAAAAGGCCACCGGGTTATGGTGACAGTCCTCCCACAACTGCTGGTCTAAAGGGGCAAACAGGCGCAACTGCTGACCCGACCACGTCCACCAATAGTTAAACGCCAGCGTCGCCAAAGGCTGCAAAACACTCGGCAAACGGTCCCGCACCGCCGTCAGCGCGTCAAACGGTTTCATGGTCACCCACCCGATGGCTACACAGATAAATATATACCCCAGCGGATGGGTGCACCGCTTTCTATGCCCAACCGGCTCGGTCCGTAATTCTCAGGGCCAGTTCGTTATTGCGACCAAAGACACTAGCGTTGATGGGGTCCTGCTTGAACGTGCCGAAACTGGCCAGCACCGGGTCAATGGGCACCCCCGGCACGGCTGGGTATTCATTGTTCCCCCGGGCCAGCACGTCCTGGGCCTCCCGCGTTGCCAAAAACTCCAAAAACCGCACCGCATTGCGGGCATGGGGCGCCGTGACAATCACCCCCGCCCCACTGATATTGACGTGGGTGCCAAAGGAGTTTTGGTTGGGGAAAATAATGCCCATCTTTTGTCCCACCTCCCGGTCGGCGGGATTGGGGGACTTCAGCAGGCGAATTAAGTAATACGTATTACTAATGGCCAAAGCGCCCACGCCTGCTGCTGCCGCCCGGATTTGGTCCGTATCGCCCCCTTGAGGTGGCCGCGCCAAGTTCTCCACCAGACCCCTGGCCCAGCGCTCCGTCCGGGCTTCCCCCAGGTGCCGGATCAAGGCCCCCACCAACGACTGGTTGTAAACATTGCGGGACGAACGGACCAATACCTGCCCCCGCCATTTCGGGTCCGCTAACTCCTCGTAGGTACTAATATCGCCAGGTTTGACCCGGTCCTTGTTATACATAATCACCCGCGCCCGTCGGGTAAACCCAAACCAGTGATTGCGCGGTTCCCGCAGCGACGCCGGAATGGAGCGGGTCAAAAGGGGGGAATCCACGGGCCGAAATAGCCCTGCCTGCTGCGCCCGCCACAGACGCCCCGCATCCACTGTAAACAACACATCCGCCGGGGAATTGCGCCCCTCGCTGCGAATGCGCTCAATCAGTTCATCGTCTTTCCCCTCCAGCACATTCACCTGAATCCCCGTTGCCTGGGTAAACCGCCGAAACAGCTCTCTGTCGCTGTCGTAGTGCCGGGAGGAATAGACATTCACCACTCCCCGCTGGGCCAAGGCCGGCTTGTAGGCCGTCAACCGTCCGATGGTGGTCACCGTCACCAGGGAAACCCCTCCCAACAACACCTCTCGCCGCGAAATCCCCATAGTTGCTATAAATTCCTAACAAACAGAACTTGTCGTGCTATTTTAGAGCTAATGAGACTTAATAGCAATAGCTAGGGTAGTCTGGGCGCGGGGGTTGGATAGGCAACCAGGGGCTATCTAACGCTGAAACGCTGATGATGGCGAGGGGACGGGTGCGATAAGATCAACGGCGATAGAGGTTTGGGAGAGAGGCAGCGGTGACGGTACGGGTGCGGATTGCCCCCAGCCCGACGGGGAATTTGCATATTGGGACAGCGCGGACGGCCCTGTTTAACTGGTTGTTTGCCCGGCATCATGGGGGGGAATTTATCCTGCGGATGGAAGACACGGACCGGGAGCGCTCCCGCCCTGAATTTGCCGAAAACATCCTCAGTGGGTTGCGCTGGTTGGGATTGGACTGGGACATTGGCCCGATTTGGCAAACCCAGCGGCTGCACCGGTATCAGGAGGTGATCGAGCAGTTACTGGCGCGGAAGCTGGCCTACCGCAGCTATGAAACCGAGGAGGAACTGGCAGCGATGCGGGCCGCCCAGGAGGCGCAAAAACAGGCACCCCGATACAACAACCAGCACCGGAACTTAACGCCGGAGCAGGAGGCGGCTTTTCGTGCCCAGGGTCGCCAGCCGGTGATTCGCTTCAAGATTGACGACGACCGGGAAATTATCTGGCATGACCTGATTCGGGGGGAAATGCGCTGGCGGGGGGCCGATTTGGGGGGCGATATGGTGATTGCCCGGGCCGATGGCCTACCCCTGTACAACTTCGCCGTGGTGGTGGATGACATGGACATGCAAATCACCCATGTGATCCGGGGGGAGGACCACCTGGCCAATACCGCCAAGCAAATTTTGCTTTACGAAGCCCTGGGAGCGCCCCTTCCCGCCTTTGCCCACACCCCCTTGATTCTCAACCCCGACGGGCGTAAGTTGTCTAAACGAGACGGAGTGACGGCCATCTCCGATTTCCGGCAGATGGGGTATGTGGCGCCGGCGCTGGTAAATTACATGGCGCTTTTGGGTTGGTCACCCCCGGAGGGCAAGGAGCTGTTGACTCTCGAAGAAATGGTGCCCCTGTTTTCCCTGGAGCGGGTCAACAAGGCTGGGAGTAAATTCGACTGGGACAAGCTGAATTGGATTAACAGTCACTATTTGCACCAGATGTTGCCGGCCCAGTTAACCCAGGAACTGCTGCCCTTTTGGCGGGAGGCGGGCTATGACCTGGACCCGGAGCGGGACCGGCCTTGGTTGGAGCAGGTGGCGGCGTTGATTGGCCCCAGTTTGGTGACGTTGAAAGATGGGGTACACCTAGCCCGTTTCTACATGAGTGAGCAGGTGACCTACGACGACGAAGCCCGGCACCAGTTGCAACAGCCCCCCAGCCGAGAAATTCTCCAGCAATTTTTGGCTGCCGGTGACCCCCGTGACCTGGATGCGGCCCAATCCCTGGTGCAGAGCGTGGTGCAGACCTGCGGGGTGAAAAAGGGCCAGGCGATGAAGACCCTGCGGGCGGCGTTGATGGGCACTCTGCACGGGCCGGACTTGCTCCAATCGTGGCTTATCCTGGCACACCGGGGCTTTGTACAACGGCGACTTCAGGCGGCGCTGGAATTGGCTGCTGACGGGGGTTAACCGATGGTTTCTGTGGAGGTCAAACAGGAGCTGGCCTATGCCCGGTGGGAGTCAGCGACGTGGGCAGATTATCAGCGCCTGCGGGATGACCCTACGATTGAGCGGGTGCAGTTATTTTTTGCCCATAACCGGCTCCTGGTGGAAAACATGGGATGGGAAGGCATCTTGCATTCAGAAATCCGGGAGTTGCTGTCGGCTGTGTTGACCCTGTGGCTACTGCGCCATCCCGACATGAAGTCCAAACTGCTTGGCAGTTGTCTGATGGAAAGGGAGGGGCTACAGGCGGCGGCACCGGATATTGCGTTGTATATGGGGGAGTGTTTGCCCCAGTACCAGGCGTCACGCCGGGTTGACCTGAATCAGTGCCCCCCGCCGGCGTTGGTGGTGGAGGTGGCCGATACGACTCTGGATTCGGATTTGGACCAGAAGAAGCATTTGTATGCGGCGCTGGGGGTGCCGGAGTATTGGGTGATTGATGCCCAAGGGGGACGGGTATTTATGTTTACCTTGGCAGAGGGGAGCTATCAACGGGTGGAAAGCTCTGCCACGTTGCCGGGTGTGACGGCGGCGCTGCTGGAGGCGACCATCGCCCAGGCCCAGTCGGGAACCAACATCGCTGCCGCTGCTTGGTTTGCTCAGCAGTTGTCCTGAAAGGTTTTCCTGGGAAATCGGCCTATACCTGTCTATACTGGAGATCGAGTCGCCTGCGAGGTGCCGCCATGTCCATGATCGAAACCCGCACTGAACCCATGGTGGTCAATTTCGGGCCGCATCACCCTTCCATGCACGGGGTTTTGCGGTTGATGGTCACCTTGGACGGGGAAAATGTGATTGATTGCGAGCCGGTTTTGGGCTACCTGCATCGTTCGATGGAGAAAATTGCCGAAAACCGGACGGTGGTGCAGTACCTGCCCTATGTCACCCGCTGGGATTATCTGGCGACGATGTTTACGGAAGCGATCACGGTGAATGCGCCGGAAAAACTGGCGGATATTCCGGTGCCCAAGCGG encodes:
- the glgP gene encoding alpha-glucan family phosphorylase, which gives rise to MKPFDALTAVRDRLPSVLQPLATLAFNYWWTWSGQQLRLFAPLDQQLWEDCHHNPVAFLLRVDQERLDVAATDPDYVQLVQGLAARFAEYVQPRVCALAPHITPQQPVAYFCAEFGIHESLPIYAGGLGVLAGDHLKSASDMGLPMVGIGLLYRQGYFRQRLNRQGWQEDYYVDNPFHEMPLELVREADGRPLTVMVEVRGRQVVAQVWRVRVGRSDLYLMDSDVPVNDPIDRWLTAHLYGGNQETRIGQEILLGIGGVRLLDKLGLQPAVYHLNEGHAAFALLELARLEMQRTGQSFYAVEERVRQRCVFTTHTPVPAGHDAFSPDLMDSFFGTYWPQLHLTREQFLALGARRLGDPWEPFNMTVLALRLTRAANGVSQLHGEVSRQMWSILYPDRPVDQVPIGAITNGVHAPTWTAPLLGELFRTYVHPEWEARVMEAELWEQVEQIPDGELWQRHQLLKQRLISYTRSRLVASRQQRGEPPEHVEAAARCLDPQVLTVGFARRFSAYKRAYLLIRDPERAKRILTNPAYPVQFVFAGKAHPADEEGKRIIQRLLEWCRDPDLQMRVAFIEDYDMHTARCLVQGVDLWLNNPRRPLEASGTSGQKVCFNGGINFSVLDGWWCEGYVPGVNGWAIGEDLHTSNQELQDQRDSESLYHLLETEIVPMYYERDADGLPRRWIQRMKASMRTNIPRFNTDRMVQDYIQHIYAPNRELAVSGSWRG
- a CDS encoding Fe(3+) ABC transporter substrate-binding protein, whose translation is MGISRREVLLGGVSLVTVTTIGRLTAYKPALAQRGVVNVYSSRHYDSDRELFRRFTQATGIQVNVLEGKDDELIERIRSEGRNSPADVLFTVDAGRLWRAQQAGLFRPVDSPLLTRSIPASLREPRNHWFGFTRRARVIMYNKDRVKPGDISTYEELADPKWRGQVLVRSSRNVYNQSLVGALIRHLGEARTERWARGLVENLARPPQGGDTDQIRAAAAGVGALAISNTYYLIRLLKSPNPADREVGQKMGIIFPNQNSFGTHVNISGAGVIVTAPHARNAVRFLEFLATREAQDVLARGNNEYPAVPGVPIDPVLASFGTFKQDPINASVFGRNNELALRITDRAGWA
- a CDS encoding ShlB/FhaC/HecB family hemolysin secretion/activation protein, yielding MFRRLWCGVAVVGGLLGLGNAPMPAQMPPLDLRQEVVVEALEVVGSTVLSAEDITLFTQPVLGRRVPLQQVQDVADNITRFYVDRGFTTSRAVIAPDTVPTGRLRIEVIEGRLADIQISGNRRLLTSYLRDRLQLVAKPPLNTNALEDQLRLLRASPFIANVEASLRPGEKVGESILVVRIEEDPQPLVLSFGLDNYVPPSIAPQRAFVSLGYQNLSGRGDEIFGSYAVGLNFSDWQRAALNEYTLTYRVPLNARDGTLQFRAVVTNNRITERPFAGFNITGESQLYEVSFRQPLVRSIRQELALSGALAWQQSQIFVLDVVSTTNRSSVLQLGVDYLRRDRKGAWLALGRFNWGLPILGATDIPDGPGGLVTPDGRFFSFQAQGQRVLNFGNDLLLLLRADAQIAAKPLLPQHQFVIGGAQSVRGYRQNARAGDNGFRLSVESRIPAARDSGGRLVFQVAPFIEFGRVWNKRNNPNPPLPPQTLAGLGTGLLWSPVPGLDLRLDAALPLVYNRDRGRDAQDYGLYFQVNYRAF
- the gltX gene encoding glutamate--tRNA ligase, producing the protein MTVRVRIAPSPTGNLHIGTARTALFNWLFARHHGGEFILRMEDTDRERSRPEFAENILSGLRWLGLDWDIGPIWQTQRLHRYQEVIEQLLARKLAYRSYETEEELAAMRAAQEAQKQAPRYNNQHRNLTPEQEAAFRAQGRQPVIRFKIDDDREIIWHDLIRGEMRWRGADLGGDMVIARADGLPLYNFAVVVDDMDMQITHVIRGEDHLANTAKQILLYEALGAPLPAFAHTPLILNPDGRKLSKRDGVTAISDFRQMGYVAPALVNYMALLGWSPPEGKELLTLEEMVPLFSLERVNKAGSKFDWDKLNWINSHYLHQMLPAQLTQELLPFWREAGYDLDPERDRPWLEQVAALIGPSLVTLKDGVHLARFYMSEQVTYDDEARHQLQQPPSREILQQFLAAGDPRDLDAAQSLVQSVVQTCGVKKGQAMKTLRAALMGTLHGPDLLQSWLILAHRGFVQRRLQAALELAADGG
- a CDS encoding Uma2 family endonuclease is translated as MVSVEVKQELAYARWESATWADYQRLRDDPTIERVQLFFAHNRLLVENMGWEGILHSEIRELLSAVLTLWLLRHPDMKSKLLGSCLMEREGLQAAAPDIALYMGECLPQYQASRRVDLNQCPPPALVVEVADTTLDSDLDQKKHLYAALGVPEYWVIDAQGGRVFMFTLAEGSYQRVESSATLPGVTAALLEATIAQAQSGTNIAAAAWFAQQLS
- a CDS encoding Tab2/Atab2 family RNA-binding protein; translation: MARVIWEVDFYSRPVVDGQGKKLWELLLCDRQGEVRIAQVCPPEQVNSRWLQETLAPLVQQYGITHLRSFRAPMLPMLQRACEPLQVTVLPSRRVVVLAHWLQERWQTVYRQMPGFQPLATPPPAAKVAPALQPLPEPLRGQRWTWATLGWGDIRQGAVEWADFGELLPWRYIDLAPETPIPGLVVYSGRAATLAAWLSGLELAEIQGQDDTVCWLVGLEERWLFARQVPGVEAFTRQQQQARGVHFLAVQSHPEAERLEGFWLLQSLALG